A region from the Arthrobacter gengyunqii genome encodes:
- a CDS encoding helix-turn-helix transcriptional regulator codes for MENALPQRRQEIGWSQERLADELGVSRQTIISIEKGRYDPSLPLAFRLAEVFHCRIEDLFTPDA; via the coding sequence ATGGAGAATGCGCTGCCTCAGCGCCGCCAGGAGATTGGCTGGTCGCAGGAGCGGCTGGCTGATGAGCTCGGAGTATCCCGCCAGACCATCATCTCCATCGAAAAGGGTCGGTATGACCCTTCGCTGCCGCTTGCTTTCAGGCTCGCAGAGGTCTTCCACTGCCGCATCGAAGATTTGTTCACGCCCGACGCATAA
- a CDS encoding rhodanese-like domain-containing protein, with amino-acid sequence MASATPSTSGSATPASAVTVLDAQTLQAWQRERPDLIVLDVRSAAEFESLHIAGSVNVPLPLLKDHADSVATRLGGSVVLVCQSGVRAEQARQRLGAAGIDAATVLTGGVPGYAAAGGNVVRGKERWDLERQVRLAAGSLVLAGLTGGRFASPKIRTLAGVIGAGLTFSAATNTCAMGQALSVMPWNKAAVEPTPEDVLASLPLSATGDAAAAS; translated from the coding sequence ATGGCTTCCGCAACACCCTCGACTTCCGGCTCTGCAACTCCCGCATCGGCCGTCACCGTACTCGATGCGCAGACGCTGCAGGCTTGGCAGCGTGAGCGCCCGGACCTGATCGTCCTGGACGTCCGCTCCGCAGCTGAATTCGAGTCCCTGCACATTGCCGGTTCCGTCAATGTGCCCCTTCCGCTGCTCAAGGACCATGCCGATTCCGTGGCAACACGCCTCGGCGGCAGCGTCGTTCTGGTCTGCCAGTCGGGTGTCCGTGCCGAGCAGGCGCGCCAGCGGCTGGGCGCAGCGGGCATAGATGCAGCCACCGTCCTCACCGGAGGTGTACCGGGCTACGCGGCGGCCGGCGGCAACGTTGTCCGCGGCAAGGAACGCTGGGATCTGGAGCGCCAGGTGCGCCTGGCAGCCGGGTCCCTCGTGCTGGCCGGCCTGACCGGCGGCCGCTTCGCCTCGCCCAAGATCCGGACCCTGGCCGGCGTCATTGGGGCCGGCCTGACCTTCTCCGCGGCAACCAACACCTGCGCCATGGGCCAGGCGCTTTCCGTCATGCCGTGGAACAAAGCCGCCGTTGAACCGACACCTGAAGACGTCCTCGCCAGCCTGCCGCTGAGTGCAACCGGGGATGCCGCGGCGGCATCATGA
- a CDS encoding metal-sensitive transcriptional regulator, with protein sequence MELDATELTPVINRLKRAQGQLSAVTRMLEEGRDCKDVVTQLAAVSKALDRAGFLIIATGLQQCLTQEDNAMDKKELEQLFLSLA encoded by the coding sequence ATGGAACTTGATGCAACAGAGCTCACCCCGGTCATCAACCGGCTCAAGCGTGCGCAGGGCCAGCTGAGCGCTGTCACCCGCATGCTGGAGGAAGGCCGGGACTGCAAGGACGTTGTCACGCAGCTGGCCGCCGTCTCCAAGGCGTTGGACCGGGCAGGTTTCCTCATCATTGCCACCGGGCTGCAGCAGTGCCTGACCCAGGAAGACAACGCCATGGACAAGAAAGAACTGGAACAGCTCTTCCTGTCCCTGGCGTGA
- a CDS encoding alpha/beta hydrolase: MPEAGALSVTAWPNVGVLAAGAVLACLPGLAGSLIRAKVTDAGPAMRLEPIRGQERAGNEEYLDFDRNGFAAHPGRLSMRAASGGGLVVLGPPAVGVLARRAVERGDAAQLLRDGTGRLSGHLGETPADFGFAAEDVTTRGLPAWVVPSSSASSGVWVIHVHGLGSSRSQCLRGVEAFAALGYTSLLPTYRTSLDLSPTPVRSHLGLTEWKDIEAARRYALDHGARRILFVGWSLGASIVLRTIERCPAPSTAGALLVSPALDWPAIISAQLRRAGCPGFLARWLPHTVNLIRPRGEPIIRWREMPATYMGKHPSIPTMIFHGTEDRSVPVQLSRAFVSRQSQPVGFVEFDGAHHTLEWNSAPQLWNGSVQAWCRSLGLEAYVDPTYPVSEAK; encoded by the coding sequence GTGCCTGAAGCAGGGGCGCTCTCTGTGACGGCGTGGCCAAACGTCGGTGTGCTGGCAGCAGGCGCGGTGCTCGCCTGCCTTCCGGGCCTGGCAGGTTCCTTGATCCGGGCAAAAGTCACGGATGCCGGTCCCGCCATGAGACTGGAGCCGATCCGGGGGCAGGAACGGGCCGGCAATGAGGAGTATCTGGATTTCGATCGAAACGGATTTGCCGCCCATCCCGGGCGCCTCAGCATGCGTGCTGCATCGGGCGGCGGGTTAGTGGTGCTGGGGCCGCCCGCCGTCGGAGTCCTTGCACGGCGGGCGGTGGAGCGCGGTGATGCTGCCCAACTCCTTCGTGACGGCACGGGCCGCCTCAGCGGTCATTTGGGGGAGACGCCGGCGGACTTCGGATTCGCCGCGGAGGATGTCACGACTCGGGGGCTTCCCGCCTGGGTGGTTCCGTCGTCGTCGGCAAGCAGCGGTGTATGGGTTATCCATGTCCATGGGTTGGGCAGTTCGCGAAGCCAGTGCCTGCGCGGAGTGGAAGCTTTCGCCGCCCTCGGCTATACCTCGCTGCTGCCTACGTACCGCACATCCCTGGACCTCAGTCCAACGCCGGTCCGCAGCCACCTGGGACTCACCGAGTGGAAAGACATCGAGGCGGCAAGGCGCTACGCACTGGATCACGGGGCCCGGAGGATCCTGTTCGTGGGTTGGTCGTTGGGCGCTTCCATCGTGCTCCGCACCATCGAGCGGTGCCCGGCGCCGAGCACCGCGGGCGCGCTCCTGGTGTCGCCGGCGCTGGACTGGCCGGCGATAATTTCGGCGCAGCTGCGGCGTGCGGGCTGTCCCGGGTTCCTGGCCCGGTGGCTGCCGCACACCGTCAACCTCATTCGCCCCCGGGGTGAACCCATCATCAGGTGGCGCGAAATGCCCGCGACATACATGGGTAAACATCCAAGCATCCCGACTATGATTTTTCACGGTACTGAGGATCGCTCCGTACCCGTCCAGCTTTCCCGGGCATTCGTTTCCCGGCAAAGCCAGCCTGTGGGATTCGTTGAGTTCGACGGCGCCCATCACACGCTGGAGTGGAACTCTGCTCCGCAACTGTGGAATGGATCCGTCCAGGCCTGGTGCCGCAGCCTCGGCCTGGAGGCATATGTTGACCCGACCTACCCAGTTTCGGAGGCAAAATAA
- a CDS encoding rhodanese-like domain-containing protein, translating into MLIERIYDEDLSQASYLIGCQAKGEAIVVDARRDIAGYLALAAANGMKIVAVTETHIHADFLSGTRELAAATGAAIYVSGEGGPDWQYDFDGERLHDLDTVKLGNITVQALHTPGHTPEHLSFLITDGAFSDQPGYLLSGDFIFSGDLGRPDLLDEAAGGVDTRFAGAKQLFASLRDKFLTLPDYVQVHPGHGAGSACGKALGAIPSSTVGYERRYAWWGPYLENNDEQGFIDELLDGQPDAHAYFGRMKRQNRQGPAVMGERAPLQELATDDVVSDLAADRAIFVDTRSNARVHEGTVAGSLNIPAGKSVASFGAWVVDPEKDQSPLVLLADGQEQAQEMWDHLVRVGIDNVAGYVTSIDGLPEFTPSLVQPSELPEFDAAMVLDVRNRTEHSAGHIPGSHQLSGGRVLWHLEELPDNGTIVTYCQSGVRNSVAASGLRRAGYDVVELDGSYAAWVAQQ; encoded by the coding sequence ATGCTTATCGAACGCATCTATGACGAAGACCTGTCCCAGGCCAGCTACCTGATCGGCTGCCAGGCCAAGGGCGAGGCGATCGTCGTCGACGCCCGCCGCGACATTGCCGGTTACCTGGCTCTCGCCGCCGCCAACGGCATGAAGATCGTGGCCGTGACCGAAACCCACATCCACGCCGACTTCCTCTCCGGCACCCGGGAACTGGCCGCCGCCACCGGCGCCGCCATCTACGTTTCCGGCGAAGGCGGACCCGACTGGCAGTACGACTTCGACGGCGAACGGCTGCATGATCTGGACACCGTCAAGCTCGGCAACATCACGGTCCAGGCCCTGCACACCCCCGGCCACACCCCGGAGCACCTGTCCTTCCTGATCACTGACGGCGCGTTCAGTGATCAGCCCGGTTACCTGCTCTCCGGTGACTTCATCTTCTCCGGTGACCTCGGCCGTCCGGACCTGCTGGACGAAGCCGCCGGCGGCGTCGACACCCGTTTTGCAGGTGCCAAGCAGCTGTTCGCCAGCCTGCGGGACAAGTTCCTGACCCTGCCCGACTACGTCCAGGTGCACCCGGGTCACGGCGCCGGCAGCGCCTGCGGCAAGGCCCTGGGTGCCATCCCGTCCTCCACTGTCGGCTACGAACGCCGTTATGCATGGTGGGGTCCGTACCTGGAGAACAACGACGAGCAGGGCTTCATTGACGAGCTGCTGGACGGACAGCCCGACGCCCACGCCTACTTCGGCCGCATGAAGCGCCAAAACCGGCAGGGCCCGGCCGTCATGGGCGAGCGGGCGCCGCTGCAGGAACTGGCCACCGACGACGTCGTCAGTGATCTCGCCGCCGACCGTGCGATTTTCGTGGACACCCGCTCCAACGCCCGTGTCCATGAGGGCACTGTTGCCGGATCCCTCAACATTCCCGCCGGCAAGTCCGTTGCCAGCTTCGGTGCCTGGGTGGTGGATCCGGAAAAGGATCAGAGCCCGCTGGTGCTGCTGGCCGACGGCCAGGAGCAGGCGCAGGAAATGTGGGACCACCTGGTCCGCGTGGGCATCGACAACGTTGCCGGTTACGTCACCAGCATCGACGGGCTGCCGGAATTCACTCCGTCGCTGGTCCAGCCGTCGGAACTTCCGGAATTCGACGCCGCCATGGTGCTGGACGTCCGCAACCGCACCGAGCACTCCGCCGGGCACATTCCCGGTTCGCACCAGCTCAGCGGCGGGCGGGTGTTGTGGCACCTGGAGGAACTTCCGGATAACGGCACCATCGTGACCTACTGCCAGAGCGGTGTGCGCAACTCCGTGGCAGCCAGCGGCCTGCGCCGCGCAGGGTACGACGTCGTCGAACTGGACGGCAGCTACGCCGCCTGGGTGGCGCAGCAGTAA
- a CDS encoding amino acid permease codes for MTSVDLTTSPAPPENRPGLGRSMNSRQLTMMGLGSAIGAGLFLGSGVGVQAAGPAVLISYLVAGALVIIVMQALGELAAANPSSGAFSVYTEKAFGKTAGSAVGWLWWFQLVVVIAAEAIGAAGLLGSVFPDLPVWLMALFFIAVFSLINVTGVKNYGEFEFWFAILKVAAIVAFLVIGAALIFGWLPNVSSPGLTNLFGSDGFAPTGLAGIASALLVVIFAFGGTEIVSVAAAETADPIRSVGKAIKTVVWRILVFYIGSLAVIVTVIPWDSEALDSPFAAVLASAQIPGAETAIILVAAVALLSALNANLYGASRMVYSLAERRDAPKGLLRLNKAKAPFVAVLISVAVGVVSTVLELFFPDRVLPALLNVVGSTVLLVWASVLLSQFVLRRRADRTGQSLNLRMRGFPYLTVAGIVLLAAILVLACFDPAARTQLLSTVALVACIAVACKLAHTSRTRRSAAADS; via the coding sequence ATGACCAGTGTTGATCTGACAACCAGCCCGGCACCACCCGAGAACCGGCCAGGTCTGGGACGGTCAATGAACTCCCGCCAGCTGACCATGATGGGGCTCGGCAGTGCGATTGGTGCCGGGTTGTTCCTCGGCTCGGGGGTAGGTGTCCAGGCGGCCGGGCCAGCCGTCCTGATTTCCTACCTCGTGGCCGGCGCGCTGGTCATCATCGTGATGCAGGCTCTGGGAGAGCTTGCCGCAGCCAATCCCAGTTCGGGTGCTTTCTCCGTCTACACCGAAAAAGCCTTTGGAAAGACGGCCGGATCGGCTGTCGGCTGGCTGTGGTGGTTCCAGCTCGTTGTGGTGATTGCTGCTGAAGCCATAGGCGCCGCAGGCCTTTTGGGGTCCGTTTTCCCGGACCTGCCGGTCTGGCTCATGGCTTTGTTCTTCATTGCAGTGTTCTCACTGATCAATGTGACCGGGGTGAAGAACTATGGAGAATTTGAATTCTGGTTCGCGATCCTCAAGGTCGCCGCCATTGTGGCGTTCCTCGTGATCGGTGCCGCCCTCATCTTCGGCTGGCTGCCCAACGTATCCTCGCCGGGATTGACCAATCTCTTCGGGAGCGATGGTTTCGCACCGACCGGGCTGGCAGGCATCGCCTCGGCCCTTCTGGTAGTGATCTTCGCATTCGGCGGCACGGAAATCGTGAGCGTTGCCGCAGCCGAAACCGCCGATCCCATCCGCAGCGTGGGCAAGGCGATCAAAACCGTTGTCTGGCGGATTCTTGTGTTCTACATCGGCTCATTGGCAGTGATCGTCACCGTCATCCCCTGGGATTCGGAAGCACTGGATTCCCCCTTCGCCGCCGTCCTGGCCTCCGCCCAAATCCCTGGTGCCGAGACCGCGATCATCCTGGTGGCAGCCGTGGCGCTGCTGTCGGCGCTCAACGCCAATCTGTACGGGGCCTCCCGCATGGTCTATTCGCTGGCTGAACGCCGTGACGCACCCAAGGGGTTGCTGCGACTCAACAAAGCCAAAGCACCTTTCGTTGCAGTGCTCATCTCGGTGGCCGTGGGGGTTGTCTCCACTGTGCTGGAGCTCTTCTTCCCGGACCGGGTGCTTCCTGCTCTGCTGAACGTCGTTGGGTCCACGGTGCTCTTGGTTTGGGCTTCGGTCCTGCTGTCCCAGTTCGTACTTCGCCGCAGGGCAGACCGTACCGGCCAGTCCCTCAACCTGCGAATGCGAGGCTTCCCCTACCTGACGGTCGCCGGCATCGTCCTTCTCGCGGCCATTCTTGTGCTGGCCTGCTTCGATCCGGCTGCACGGACACAGTTGCTTTCCACCGTTGCGCTCGTGGCGTGCATCGCCGTCGCGTGCAAACTGGCGCATACCTCCCGCACCCGGCGAAGTGCCGCCGCTGACAGCTAA